In the Primulina tabacum isolate GXHZ01 chromosome 7, ASM2559414v2, whole genome shotgun sequence genome, TCTGTTGATGATGTCTCGAATAGTCCCCGATTTGAAGCCATGTGGAAAAGGATATTGTCAGAATCCTCGAAGAATCCACGAGGTGTTCTTCTTCCTAGCAATCTATTTGATCTCGATAGGCACTGGAGGACATAAGCCAGCATTGGAGAGCTTTGGAGCTGACCAGTTTGATGATGATCATCCTGAAGAAAGAAGGAAGAAAATGTCTTTTTTTAATTGGTGGAACATTGGCCTTTGTTGTGGTCTCCTATTAGGTGTAACAATTATAGTTTACATCCAAGATCACATGAGCTATGCTGCAGCTGATATAATTCTTACAGCTGTGTTGGCTTCCTCCACTGTTATATTTTGTACAGGCAGGCCATTTTATCGTTTTAGAAAGCCGACCGGAAGTCCCTTAACACCAATGCTACAAGTACTTGTAGCAGCCATCGGCAAGAGAAATCTTGCATATCCAGCAGAACCTGATCAACTGTACGAAGTTCCAAGATCAGAAAAGACACAAGGGAGGCTTCTTTTTCACACCAAAAAGCTCCAGTAAGAAATCTTATTCCAAAATCAATGAATTTAATAAAGGGGGTACGTTACTGAATATATAAGATCATAATCTTTACCAGGTTTCTTGATAGAGCTGCAATAATCGAACTCGTGCAAAATCCTGCAGAGAGTGAGCTAAAACCTTGGAGACTCGCAACTGTAACCAAAGTAGAGGAAATGAAGCTCATAGTCAACATGATCCCGATTTGGTTCACTACTCTGCCATTTGGTATCTGTGTAGCGCAAGCTGCTACATTCTTTATCAAACAAGGTTCAACATTGAATCGCAAAGTCACCCACAATTTTATGATCCCATCAGCCTCGATATATTCAATGACAGCGGTTGGGATGATGGTCTCTGTTGCAATCTACGACAAAATCCTAGTGCCCTTCTTGAGAAAATTAACGGGAAACGAGAGAGGGATTAGTATTCTCCAAAGGATTGGTTTTGGGATGATTTTCTCGGTTGTCACTATGGTGGTGGCGGCCTTGGTTGAGAGAAAGAGACTACACATAGTGGAGAAAAATCCACTCGAGGGTTCAGTTTCAATGAGCATTTTCTGGCTAGCACCGCAATTTCTTATAATCGGAATAGGTGATGGATACACCCTAGTGGGATTATAAGAGTACTTCTACGACCAAGTGCCTGATTCTATGAGAAGCTTAGGCATTGCATTTTACCTCAGCGTCATTGGTGTAGGAAACATTCTTAGCAGTCTTCTAATAACTTTAGTGGATCATTTAACAGACAAGGGTGGAAAAAGTTGGTTTGGCAAAGATTTGAATAGTAGCCGACTCGACTATTTTTACTGGTTTTTAGCCTGTGTTACGACTGTCAATCTAGGAGCCTATGCCTTTATTGCAAGACGGTATTCTTACAAGAATGCACAAAAAACAACAGCAGCCTCTGCTGATGGTCCTGTGGGTGATTACATGGTAACATAGGATTGAATTACATCTGTCTGATTATATCCCAAGTTTCATATCTACTACTTGAGAGTGCATCTAGATTGGTAGGTACTCTGGCTTGCACGATCTGCAAAACTGGTTCCTTTTTCCAACTGGGCCTGATTATCAATGTTCCCTGAAGATTTAAAATAACTACAACTCTCAAGAGTTCATGTTCCAATGTCCAAGATTTCAAGAGCAAATTCTACAGCAAAACATGTGAGTTTTATGACATTTCTTGAATTCAAAATATTGAATAtgtaattcaaaaaaaaaattgaatatgcATGACTTAATGATCTGGAGATTAAAAGGACCGACTACAAGTTAATTAAATTGTAATCTAATTAAAGTAGGCCTAAGAAATATAAACCTAAATTAAATTCTTGTCTTCCTCTTTGTTAATTTTTCAAGATGATTTTTTCcctataaaaatataataggAGGAATTTTGCTTGTataaaaaattgattaattttCACACAGTTTTATATACGATCGATACATTAAATTTGAATAAGGACTTGTGGTGGACTGGTGCTTTGGCGGGCGTCGACTCATCagattaaatattaattaatttttttaaaaacaaaatattaaagaacATGTCAATTTGTTTGAGAAATAACAAtagatttatttttgttttaaactgcataaaattaaaataacagGACAATTTTCTATACTGTCTCATAatactatttttaaattttgatccCTGAAAAGCCAAAAAAACTTGAAGAAAAAGGTGGCAGTTATTGCTAGTTCTAGATTTGAATTTCCATCTCATTTTCACTTTCCAATAGAGTTTGCACCACAGAAGCCATTGTTGGCCTCTTGTTTCTATCTTCGTCCACACAACGAACTCCTGTTTGAATCAGAATTGCTGCTTGTTTTCTGCTAAATTTGCCCTCCAATCTTGAATCCACGATGTTTTCGATCCAAGATGAGCTTCCTATCTCAATCTTTTTCCTTGTTACCCATGCAAAATTTGCGAGGGTGGATTCATTTTCATGTCCACCTTCATCTTCCACGATCCAATTTGACAGCCTGATCCCCCTGACCATTTCCAAGATCACCACTCCATATCCGAAGACGTCTACTTTTGCAGTGATGGGATGGTTCAGTGCCCATTCAGGAGCCATGTAGCCTTTTGTCCCCCGGATTCTGGTGAATTCTGAGCCAGGTCCTCCTCGTTGTGAGAGTTTTGCCAGGCCAAAATCTGCAATCTTTGGTAAAAATTCGGCGTCAAGAAGTATATTTTCAGGCTTCACGTCACAGTGTATGACCCATTCTAAACACTCGTGGTGGAGATAGGCCAACCCTTTTGCAGTGCCTAATGCCACTGCATATCTTTGTTTCCATCCGAGGAAATTCGAGTCGAAAAGATGCCTGTCGAGTGAGAGGTTTTCGACATATTCATAGACTAAAAGGCGTCGTCTCCTTTCAGAACAAAACCCCAGAGTTCTTACAAGATTCATGTGATTGATCTTTCCAATGGTGCTGATCTCTGCCCAGTATTCTTCTTGTCCTTGAAATACATCCCCTAACCTCTTTACTGCCACGACTCTTTCGTCTGATAGAACGCCCTTAAAAACAACTCCCGAGCCTCCTCTTCCCAACTCCTCCTTGAAATTTCCTGTTGCTTTCTTCAGCTCACTGTATCTGTAACATCTAAACTGACTGGATATCATGCGATATCCAGCCTCAACTGAGGCTGGAATCCCGTGTTTTCTGAATAAGAACCACCATCCTAGTACAACGAAAATTAGTTCAATTGTTCCAATAGCTATAGCAAAAGAGTAAATATACACCCATCTCACCCTTCTGTTGGCAAAATCATACATAGAGGGCGAACCCTCGAGAACAACTGCGTCACTAGACCCACAAGTCGTACTTGaggcatgaaaaatattggggTTTTTCGTCTGCAGTTTTCCAGGGATCTTGATGTATATACTTGCTGGGAAATCGGGAGAAGCGTATCCATTCAAAAGTGCACTCTTCACATAACAGTACCCTTGTCCCAATAGCCGATAACTGAACCCTAGACACCGAAAATCCTCTGAACAGAGTTGACTACACTGCTCAAATGTGACTGGAAATGTGGCATTCAAATCATAACCGTAGAAATCTGTATGAGGGATCTCCAAGAATTTCACCATTCGAGAATTCAACAGGCCTTCATCAAACATGGCCTTGCATCCGAAATTCCAATCTCTCGGATCTACCACCTTGAACCCGGGAGGACACACACACTTAGGTTCCGGTGCATAAACACATATGGCGTTTCTCCCACACACGCCTCTTACATTACAAGGTTCTATAAGAGCCTGCCATGTCACATCCCACAAGCCGGTCGAATTAACCAAGCTATAAACTCTTAAATTCCCATCATAATCCATTGTCAGCCTCCTTTTTACTCCATAACCAATATCAGAAGCATTAAACTGTAAAAGATCACTCGACAAAAACCTGCCCATATCATCTAAAACCACGATTCTGCTTCCGTTATAGTTAGTTCTACCGTTTGCGTAAATACTATTGTCAGGATTTGGCCAATAAGAGATAGATGTGTCAGGGACTATCATATATCAACCTCAAAACGTTATCGCTACCAAAATACAGATTAAAATAGCCCGTTTCATAACTACCATTTCTTAAAAGAGATGTTAATTTTGTAGTCTTGGTGAATCTTTGATACGGTAAAAGCGTATCAGTGGGAGAATCAAAACTTTGCCAGAGGATATCACCTTTAGGATTTGTCAAAACAAGATTCCCTGAATCAAGAAGCTGAGCTGCAGCAACATCAGTAGAAGTTGTATTGGTCTGCCACACGATGGTGTCATCGATGTCCGTCAAAACCATCGCCCCGTCTCGCCGAAACGTCACCCTTGAGCCTTTGCGGTTGACTGGTCTGTCCCGATTAGCCACCCAAATAACAGTTTTGTCCCTGGAGTTTGTGAACCAGATTGCAAGCCAGTAGGCATTGGTTCCGAGGCCGTAAAATCCACAAGTGAAGGAGTTGTCGGGGGAGGTGATAAAGTCTGATTCTTTTCCGACGGAAAGGGAATCACCTCTTTCCAAATATACATGCGATCTTGAAGTTGCAGAATGAATAAAGAGCAAGAAAAAGAGTAGGAATGGAAGACAGAGAGATTCAAGAATTGGGCCCTCCATTTTTCTGAAATGTGAAAATGGACGAGGGAAACAAGCGTAGAATAAGTCGTAGGTCGGCTCCATATTTGAGCATGTATTTAGAGAAGACGTTTGAATCCTTGCGGACCTGGACGATGGACCCGGCGGCTACCCAACCTGGTCTTGTATTAAATGATAGtgtaattttatgaaatattatttaatttacttcTAATATAATTTGCATGTTATTATATTTACTAAAGTTACAATGTTGACTATTATTGtatgattataaatataataGTTATTACAATCTCGTATAAATAAatgtaataaaaaaatgttgtaggacagtattattattttaatcgcCCAATAATTCCTTTCAGAGATATGACGGATACAAAAGTTGACTTGTAATGACAGTTATTTGATAGTAACTGAAAATTTTGACTACTACactaaattgaatattttaattttctgtAAATTAAACACTCCGTTGACCCGATTAATCAATCACAGTTATCATCAAGAATATGACCGATCCGTCAATCGGGAATTATGCTCGATTGTTGTTCGCTAATAATCAATGATATAGTTGTGAGACATACACAAAAAACAAATACACCAATTTAAGTTTCTCCGGTACAAATTAAAATCTTGTTTTCAACACTTTTCGTGAAAGTATGATCCAAGAAAGCACTCGATAAAATACGAAAAACATCAGCATAATCCCAACATTAATCCACCTTGTATCCATATCCAGTCCTCTGCTCTTCAACACATCTCTGCCGGTGAGCAAACAATCCAACTTATCTCGATTACCTGTCCCAATTTTTGTCAAGAAACATGTGTTTCTTTTACTCCAATACTCATTAACAACAAGAGAATCCAAAGGGTAACGATAAAGGGAAACATAATACATAAACAACCAATACTTTGGAATGAACTCTTTAGGAATAAAAtacccagaaaatagaaaaaatgcACCAAGAACAGTGCCGATTAAAGAATTACCAGATATGAAATCTGGCGAAACAACACTTAGAAACAGCACAAGAGAGCTTGCCATGAGAACAATAAGCCAAACGGTGAACGTGAAAAACGCGAAAGCAGAAGCTGAAGGATTTAATCCCACAATCCAGTATAAAGGAACAGAAAACAGAATAGAAACTAAGAATAAAAAAGGGCAGAAAACTATTGTGTTGGCTATCAAGTATGATGAGATTTTGTATGCACCTCGAGATGCTTCTTTCATTAAAACATGCTGTTCTTGAAGGTAAATGGGTAAAGCTTCTATTGTGGAAGAAAGGAGAAAGCTGAGACTAAATGCAAAAAGGCCCAATACTTCTGCAACCCCTCCCCCTTCATTTTTCCTCACTTTTATATAAACACTGCCCAACCCAAACCCCCCTACAAGCGCTTGCATTGTGCGTGCCAACAGTAGTTGCTTTGTTcggaaaatgatcttccaaaacCGTAGGCAGAGGACCGATATTTCTAATAACCACGAAAAAACAGACTCATTGACAGTCTGTTCGTTGGCAAGTTTTAGTTGCAACATTGAACAAGTGGAACGTTGTACAACTCTCTCTACTTGAGATGGAAGCTTTTTTGAGCATGATTCCTCAAGACTGGAGATGATTTCCATGGAGAACTCGAGAGGGTTTATCTGTGGTGGGATTTTGTATCCTAATCTTGTAATGGCTTGTTCAAGTTTCTCGAGGGAGCCGTTATGCACGACAGAACCATGTGAAAGAATCAAGAAATTAGGAATGAATTGCAAAATCCTGTAGCTTGGTTGATGAATAGCCAAGATTATGGTTCTTTGTTTGAACCTAGCTATCGAAGAAAGCAGCTCGATTACTTGAAGTGCCGAGCTGCTGTCCAGCCCTGAAGTTGGCTCATCCAGAAGTAATACAGGTGGATCATGGATCATGTCCACTCCAATGGACACCCTTTTCCTCTCCCCACCTGAAATCCCTCTATTTTCTTCATCTCCAACAAAACTATCTGCAACATGCATCAGCCCCAGTTCTTGTATCAGGCCTTCGATCCTCTCATTTCTCTCTCCAACACTCATTTCTTTGAGCCTAAACTTGGCGCTGAAAACAAGTGTTTCTTTGACCGTTAAAAGAGGGAGCAGAGTATCCTCTTGTGCCACAAATCCACATATTTTCCTCAGCTGGACTTGGCTCGTTATTGCATGATCATTTAGTGTAATGCTCTTAGGATCAAAATCTATGTTGTTTACTCTGCCAGAAACTATTCTTAGCAGTGTAGACTTACCAGTGCCACTAGGACCAACAATGGCTAGGATCTCAGAGCTTCTGGCTGTGAAAGAGACAGATTTAAGAATATGGAGTCTCTTCTCCTTCTTCACACCGTAAAAACGAAGACGAGAAATCGATGCATCTCTTGTTATAGCGTAGGATAGATTAGTTACATTGAGTGCGTAGACCATTGTGGATTGGTGGTGTTGGAACGGGGAGTAATTACAGGAGGAAGATTGGCTATTGGACTCGTCTGGTGATTCAGATGTTGAGAAGAGTACCACAGAGTCATTTTCAAGGCTCGACCTTGGAGCTTGAAAGCATTCTGCCATTTTCAGCGCAGTCAAGGTTTTGGATGCTGTCAGTTGGTCTACTTGATGGGAGTCTGGATCTATAAGGAAGACGCGGTTGAACTAACCTCGCTGGTTGGTGAAAAAACTTCCCGTTGTGGGTGAACAAAATTAGGTGAGAATGgaatttgatttatttaaatcataaaacatggtGCAGATCGACCTAACTCACCAAATAGATGAACGATCCATTCTATATTACAAGATCTAGCGAACATAGGCCAAGGCTTTGCCGTTTAACTAGTCCGAAATATTTCAGCGAATATTGCTACCATCTTAATAAACCCAATATCAAGAATTTACGTCCGCAGCATATATTTCTAAGAGGCACCATATTTAAAAGTGTGCATCTCGCAAACTGTTGAATTACACGTGAATATTAACAACATTTACCCCCACATGTAAAATAATTCATCTAACGGAACCAAAGAATTACAAGatataattacaaaataaaaaaaaaaaatcatgtatcATCACCAGTTTCCAATAGGTGTGGCTGATTCTCGGACTTGAAAAGTACCAATTTTTGAGACTGTGAAATGCTATGCCTGTGGTTGAGGACAGCAATGTAACTTTGTATACGATATCTATCTGTGTTTGTGAGAGAAAATGGAGGATTCATAATGAGGCAAGGTGCTTCTGCTACAAGAAATACAAGTAAATCCACTGCTTTTGAATAGATAGCCACAGCATTCTCTGTATTGCCCATATACTCCTCAACCTGCAAAACATGCACAGGGAAAATGATTTTGATTTTCGTCATGAATGGGTTTCAAATACTTTTAAGGAAAAGTTTCAAATCTCCGGAGAAATACTTTTCTTATGTCAAGAAGAAGAAACCTATGCAAAGGAAGACAAAATTGAACTTACTGCTCCACGTTTGCCCAAGGCAAGGGCAGACTGATAAATGAGCTCCATTGCATCTGGCATCTCCATATTACCTGAAATAAAGAAACGTTCATAGATACCACTGCACAATATACAACCATATGAAGCGATTACATATAAATATTTGCATGTAGAATAGGAAAATGTTGATGAAATAAAACCAAGTGTTGCATTTTAAACATGATTTCTAGAGGTTGACATCTTTGAGAATCAATCTGCAACTGTGAGCACAAGTACATGTCCAGCTTCATGTTCATAAAAAAAGAGTGCAGTGTCACTCTCTTTCACTTCCTTTTCGCATTACTTTTATTTCTAATATGAATACTTTTATTTTGGTAAGGGTGGTGTTCCTTTTTTTAAGTGTCCTTATAGTACTTGAAAATGTGGGTTGGCATCATTGTCATACCAGGCTTAACCACTTCTGCAAGTTCCTCGGCCATCCGAAGTTCCCCAAGAAATGCTTGCTCTATCTGAGCACAGATATCATCTGGCCTGTTACTGTTACTCATATCGAGACACTCTTGCGTATCTGGACTATGCCGCATCTTAGAGATGTCTTTGAGTTTTTTGGTCTCTTTGCTTGGACTTCCTTCAATAGCAGAAGCTGCATGAGTATGACAAACATGCAATGCTTGCTTCCATATGGCAAGAATTACAAGCTGAATTGAAAATGCTTCCAACTTCTTCCCTCCTCCAATCTGGAAAAAGACAAAGGCAGCATCAAGTAGGATAAATATCATATTAGGAACCCCCTGCTAAAGGAATCTCAAACTTCGACTGTTCATACAGTGCACATAATAGATTCATACCAATATTTGAACACTGGCAACAAGAGTTCAATAGGATTAAATCCAAGCTTTATCACCGAAGggcatttacaagaatgaaattcaacCAAACAAAGATAAAATAAGAAATATACAGCATACATTGGCAGCCGCCCAAGACACATTGACCACTACGTTTGTTATTTTGAATACCATTATTCTGAGAATGACAAATTTTCTAATCAAAGTAGCCCTATAAATGGATTATCGAGCTAAATCAAGTGACTAATTTCAGCAGCTAAACAAGTCAACACATCATTATTACTCACATACCATGGGTGTAAATACAACCTTCAGCTAATTA is a window encoding:
- the LOC142551787 gene encoding protein NRT1/ PTR FAMILY 5.6-like yields the protein MEQVKKRGTQRMDEDKWVRDSSVDHKGRAPLRAFTGSWTAALFIIAIEFGERLSYFGIATSLIMYLTKVIHQDLKTAAKSVNYWSGVTTMMPLLGGFLADAYLGRFYTVLASSIVYLLGLLLLMMSRIVPDLKPCGKGYCQNPRRIHEVFFFLAIYLISIGTGGHKPALESFGADQFDDDHPEERRKKMSFFNWWNIGLCCGLLLGVTIIVYIQDHMSYAAADIILTAVLASSTVIFCTGRPFYRFRKPTGSPLTPMLQVLVAAIGKRNLAYPAEPDQLYEVPRSEKTQGRLLFHTKKLQFLDRAAIIELVQNPAESELKPWRLATVTKVEEMKLIVNMIPIWFTTLPFGICVAQAATFFIKQGSTLNRKVTHNFMIPSASIYSMTAVGMMVSVAIYDKILVPFLRKLTGNERGISILQRIGFGMIFSVVTMVVAALVERKRLHIVEKNPLEGSVSMSIFWLAPQFLIIGIGDGYTLVGL
- the LOC142550969 gene encoding ABC transporter G family member 23-like encodes the protein MAECFQAPRSSLENDSVVLFSTSESPDESNSQSSSCNYSPFQHHQSTMVYALNVTNLSYAITRDASISRLRFYGVKKEKRLHILKSVSFTARSSEILAIVGPSGTGKSTLLRIVSGRVNNIDFDPKSITLNDHAITSQVQLRKICGFVAQEDTLLPLLTVKETLVFSAKFRLKEMSVGERNERIEGLIQELGLMHVADSFVGDEENRGISGGERKRVSIGVDMIHDPPVLLLDEPTSGLDSSSALQVIELLSSIARFKQRTIILAIHQPSYRILQFIPNFLILSHGSVVHNGSLEKLEQAITRLGYKIPPQINPLEFSMEIISSLEESCSKKLPSQVERVVQRSTCSMLQLKLANEQTVNESVFSWLLEISVLCLRFWKIIFRTKQLLLARTMQALVGGFGLGSVYIKVRKNEGGGVAEVLGLFAFSLSFLLSSTIEALPIYLQEQHVLMKEASRGAYKISSYLIANTIVFCPFLFLVSILFSVPLYWIVGLNPSASAFAFFTFTVWLIVLMASSLVLFLSVVSPDFISGNSLIGTVLGAFFLFSGYFIPKEFIPKYWLFMYYVSLYRYPLDSLVVNEYWSKRNTCFLTKIGTGNRDKLDCLLTGRDVLKSRGLDMDTRWINVGIMLMFFVFYRVLSWIILSRKVLKTRF
- the LOC142551786 gene encoding LOW QUALITY PROTEIN: putative receptor protein kinase ZmPK1 (The sequence of the model RefSeq protein was modified relative to this genomic sequence to represent the inferred CDS: deleted 1 base in 1 codon) → MEPTYDLFYACFPRPFSHFRKMEGPILESLCLPFLLFFLLFIHSATSRSHVYLERGDSLSVGKESDFITSPDNSFTCGFYGLGTNAYWLAIWFTNSRDKTVIWVANRDRPVNRKGSRVTFRRDGAMVLTDIDDTIVWQTNTTSTDVAAAQLLDSGNLVLTNPKGDILWQSFDSPTDTLLPYQRFTKTTKLTSLLRNGSYETGYFNLYFGSDNVLRLIYDSPDTSISYWPNPDNSIYANGRTNYNGSRIVVLDDMGRFLSSDLLQFNASDIGYGVKRRLTMDYDGNLRVYSLVNSTGLWDVTWQALIEPCNVRGVCGRNAICVYAPEPKCVCPPGFKVVDPRDWNFGCKAMFDEGLLNSRMVKFLEIPHTDFYGYDLNATFPVTFEQCSQLCSEDFRCLGFSYRLLGQGYCYVKSALLNGYASPDFPASIYIKIPGKLQTKNPNIFHASSTTCGSSDAVVLEGSPSMYDFANRRVRWVYIYSFAIAIGTIELIFVVLGWWFLFRKHGIPASVEAGYRMISSQFRCYRYSELKKATGNFKEELGRGGSGVVFKGVLSDERVVAVKRLGDVFQGQEEYWAEISTIGKINHMNLVRTLGFCSERRRRLLVYEYVENLSLDRHLFDSNFLGWKQRYAVALGTAKGLAYLHHECLEWVIHCDVKPENILLDAEFLPKIADFGLAKLSQRGGPGSEFTRIRGTKGYMAPEWALNHPITAKVDVFGYGVVILEMVRGIRLSNWIVEDEGGHENESTLANFAWVTRKKIEIGSSSWIENIVDSRLEGKFSRKQAAILIQTGVRCVDEDRNKRPTMASVVQTLLESENEMEIQI